In Stenotrophomonas sp. ASS1, the following proteins share a genomic window:
- the fabR gene encoding HTH-type transcriptional repressor FabR, giving the protein MAAATALSTPEDANSPARRTVSREDLLAAALKLIGPHRSLSTLSLREVAREAGIAPNSFYRQFRDMDELAVALIDAAGRSLRTIIGEARQRATSTATSVVRVSVETFMEQLRADDKLLHVLLREGAVGSDDFKHAVERELHYFEEELQHDLVRLAALDGAVLHAPELVAKAITRLVFAMGATAMDLPPEKDPELVEQISTMIRMIIVGARTPAAFRRG; this is encoded by the coding sequence ATGGCCGCCGCCACCGCTTTGTCGACGCCCGAAGATGCCAACAGCCCGGCCCGCCGTACGGTGAGCCGTGAGGATCTGCTGGCTGCTGCCCTGAAACTGATCGGGCCGCACCGCAGCCTGTCCACGCTCAGCCTGCGCGAAGTGGCGCGTGAGGCTGGCATCGCGCCGAACAGCTTCTACCGGCAGTTCCGCGACATGGACGAACTGGCCGTGGCGCTGATCGATGCGGCCGGCCGCTCGCTGCGCACCATCATCGGCGAGGCCCGGCAGCGCGCCACCTCCACCGCCACCAGCGTGGTGCGGGTCTCGGTGGAGACCTTCATGGAGCAGCTGCGCGCCGACGACAAACTGCTGCACGTGCTGCTGCGCGAGGGCGCGGTCGGCTCGGACGACTTCAAGCATGCGGTCGAACGCGAGCTGCACTATTTCGAGGAAGAGCTGCAGCACGATCTGGTGCGCCTGGCCGCACTGGATGGCGCCGTACTGCATGCCCCGGAACTGGTGGCCAAGGCCATCACCCGGCTGGTGTTCGCGATGGGTGCCACCGCCATGGACCTGCCACCGGAGAAGGATCCGGAGCTGGTCGAACAGATCTCCACGATGATCCGCATGATCATCGTCGGCGCCCGTACCCCCGCCGCGTTCCGCCGCGGCTGA
- a CDS encoding autotransporter outer membrane beta-barrel domain-containing protein, with translation MIEGRASSVFDVTARTSTLKGDITIADTATGTLRFLDGLDLTGRILGPADVIVDQGGRWTLSGDSNTGNLTLGAGSDILLGPGEFRQLTVNGNYVGQGGTLHFNTVMAADDAPTSKVHVTGDASGSTRIVVNNINGAGAQTVNGIPLVQVDGTSTATFAMQGRAIGGMYEYFLRKGTPGATNGNWYLTSAYTGNPCDINPALPECQGTGPVDPVDPVDPIDPVDPVDPVDPVNPVDPVPVLRPEPGAYLANQAGAVQMFQLRRHDRGEPGFDRARIGTWVRAGRDQLQANVAGQVDARTHINTLQLGSDVWRWGDGRGQIGVMLGTGEATTQAVSNLSGYGTRGKVKGKSAGVYLGWVQDAQSSAGLYVDGWLQAARFDNEVQGEGIARESYDSRTRSASLEAGYAWAIRSSEASTLYLQPQAQLTWTDYDGDSLVENNGTTVEDGRGGGLNSRLGVRLFGQGTLQGNRVQPFLAANWLRGQRDEAMRFNSESLSAKTPENRYEVQAGAQLQLGQRWSAWGDLRVQRGDSGYRNHGAQVGLRAAW, from the coding sequence GTGATCGAAGGGCGCGCTAGCTCAGTATTTGACGTCACCGCCCGCACCTCCACGCTCAAGGGCGATATCACCATCGCCGATACCGCCACCGGCACGCTGCGCTTCCTTGACGGCCTCGACCTCACCGGCCGTATCCTCGGCCCGGCCGACGTCATCGTCGACCAGGGCGGCCGCTGGACGCTGTCCGGCGACAGCAACACGGGTAATCTCACTCTGGGTGCAGGCAGCGACATCCTGCTCGGGCCGGGTGAGTTCCGCCAGCTGACCGTCAACGGCAACTATGTCGGCCAGGGCGGCACGCTGCACTTCAATACGGTGATGGCCGCCGACGATGCGCCGACTTCGAAGGTGCACGTCACCGGCGATGCAAGCGGCAGCACCCGGATCGTGGTCAACAACATCAATGGCGCCGGTGCGCAGACCGTCAACGGCATTCCGCTGGTGCAGGTCGATGGCACCTCCACCGCAACCTTCGCCATGCAGGGCCGCGCCATCGGTGGCATGTACGAGTATTTCCTGCGCAAGGGCACTCCGGGCGCGACCAACGGCAACTGGTACCTGACCTCGGCCTACACCGGCAATCCGTGCGACATCAATCCGGCGCTGCCGGAGTGCCAGGGCACTGGTCCGGTGGATCCGGTCGATCCTGTTGACCCGATCGATCCGGTCGATCCGGTCGATCCGGTGGATCCGGTCAATCCCGTCGATCCGGTCCCCGTGTTGCGTCCGGAGCCGGGCGCGTACCTGGCCAACCAGGCCGGGGCCGTGCAGATGTTCCAGCTGCGCCGCCATGACCGCGGCGAGCCCGGCTTCGACCGCGCCCGCATCGGTACCTGGGTGCGCGCCGGGCGTGACCAGCTGCAGGCGAACGTGGCCGGCCAGGTTGACGCCCGTACCCACATCAACACCCTGCAGCTGGGCAGCGATGTCTGGCGTTGGGGCGATGGCCGTGGCCAGATCGGCGTGATGCTGGGCACCGGCGAGGCGACCACGCAGGCGGTGTCGAATCTGAGCGGTTATGGCACCCGCGGCAAGGTCAAGGGCAAGTCGGCCGGTGTCTACCTGGGCTGGGTGCAGGATGCACAGAGCAGTGCCGGCCTGTACGTGGACGGCTGGCTGCAGGCGGCGCGCTTCGACAACGAGGTGCAGGGCGAAGGCATCGCCCGCGAGAGCTACGACTCCAGGACCCGCAGCGCATCGCTGGAAGCTGGTTATGCCTGGGCCATCCGCAGCAGTGAGGCCAGCACGCTGTACCTGCAGCCGCAGGCGCAGCTGACCTGGACCGACTACGACGGTGACAGCCTGGTCGAAAACAATGGCACCACGGTCGAGGATGGCCGCGGCGGCGGCCTCAACAGCCGCCTCGGCGTACGCCTGTTTGGCCAGGGCACGCTGCAGGGCAACCGCGTGCAGCCGTTCCTGGCGGCGAACTGGCTGCGTGGCCAGCGCGATGAGGCCATGCGCTTCAACAGCGAGTCGTTGAGCGCGAAGACGCCGGAGAACCGTTACGAAGTGCAGGCCGGTGCCCAGCTGCAGCTGGGCCAGCGCTGGAGCGCGTGGGGTGACCTGCGTGTGCAGCGCGGCGACAGCGGCTATCGCAACCACGGTGCCCAGGTCGGCCTGCGCGCCGCCTGGTAA
- a CDS encoding TonB-dependent receptor: MPVSRPLSRRLPLAAAIALTLPLPVLAATPKPTELDRVQVKVSTATRSERLLSDVPIRTEVLRKEDIALRAATDFSRAAELINGLRVESNCQNCNTSEVQLLGLPGAYNQLLFDGIPLLSTLGSVYGLEQIPAGFVDRIEVVKGGGSALYGPGAVTGVINLIPPLPARSGGHVQAGVDVLKGTPQKNADVRLDLVAKDADAGLSVIAQRNWNSGIDYNGDGYTEITRKNLKVGGLQAWYAPTPGTRLRLDLQVTDETRRGGNRLDQPEYLANIAESLDTKYRRGSVSWDQEINADVDFRLAYAFADIDRDSFYGGLGDVVTDPSAPGYDPSQLDPNVAGSAASRSWRQYGRTHNPLHYIDSQLNWRLGAHALAFGVQYKHEALRDDNRTGDGQRLAVLEDATFHNLGAFIQDEWSLRDNVDLVLGARVDKSSELDSAVFSPRIALAWQATPNLKWRAGIATGFRAPEIFVEDVHVDTLGGEQVRVRNTDGLKEERALTTLFGFDWRSDPANPVWSWDATASYARIRDTFALGEIQRGDDGQLSQLRYNASGSNVLGAETNLGWQPSPQWRLTAGASWYRSRFREPQRIFDDTGDGGDTVIESRDYLKTPRWTGLAQLSWMPAEPWETFVALRHTGPMSVLNNRLGELHRTRSFLVTDLGARWHRHLGAQAQQEVSVAAGVKNVFDQRQKDLEVGALRDSDYVYGPRFARSWYVNLRYAF; encoded by the coding sequence ATGCCCGTTTCCAGACCCCTTTCCCGCCGGCTGCCTCTGGCTGCCGCCATTGCCCTGACCCTGCCGTTGCCCGTGCTGGCAGCCACACCAAAGCCGACCGAGCTGGACCGCGTGCAGGTCAAGGTCAGCACTGCCACCCGCAGCGAACGCCTGCTGTCCGATGTCCCGATCCGCACCGAAGTGCTGCGCAAGGAAGACATCGCGCTGCGCGCGGCCACCGACTTCTCGCGTGCCGCAGAGCTGATCAATGGCCTGCGCGTGGAAAGCAACTGCCAGAACTGCAACACCAGCGAGGTACAGCTGCTGGGCCTGCCCGGCGCCTACAACCAGTTGCTGTTCGATGGCATCCCGCTGCTGTCCACGCTGGGCAGCGTGTACGGCCTGGAACAGATTCCGGCCGGATTCGTCGACCGCATCGAAGTGGTCAAGGGCGGCGGCTCGGCGCTGTACGGCCCGGGCGCGGTGACCGGTGTGATCAACCTGATCCCGCCACTGCCGGCGCGCAGCGGTGGCCATGTGCAGGCCGGCGTGGATGTGCTGAAAGGCACGCCGCAGAAGAATGCCGATGTGCGCCTAGACCTGGTGGCCAAGGACGCCGACGCCGGGCTGTCGGTGATCGCCCAGCGCAACTGGAACAGTGGCATCGACTACAACGGTGACGGCTATACCGAGATCACCCGCAAGAATCTCAAGGTCGGCGGGCTGCAGGCCTGGTATGCGCCCACACCGGGCACACGGCTGCGCCTGGACCTGCAGGTGACCGATGAAACCCGCCGCGGCGGCAACCGCCTGGACCAGCCCGAGTACCTGGCCAACATCGCCGAATCGCTGGATACGAAGTACCGGCGCGGCAGCGTGTCGTGGGACCAGGAGATCAATGCCGACGTCGATTTCCGCCTGGCCTATGCCTTCGCCGACATCGACCGTGACAGCTTCTATGGCGGTCTGGGTGACGTGGTCACCGATCCCTCTGCCCCTGGCTATGACCCGTCGCAGCTGGACCCCAACGTCGCCGGCAGCGCGGCTTCGCGTTCGTGGCGCCAGTACGGCCGCACCCACAACCCGCTGCACTACATCGACAGCCAGTTGAACTGGCGGTTGGGGGCGCACGCGCTGGCCTTCGGCGTGCAGTACAAGCACGAGGCGCTGCGCGACGACAACCGCACCGGTGACGGCCAGCGGCTGGCAGTGCTGGAGGACGCTACTTTCCACAACCTGGGCGCCTTCATCCAGGACGAGTGGAGCCTGCGCGACAACGTCGACCTGGTGCTGGGTGCGCGCGTGGACAAGAGCTCGGAACTGGACAGCGCGGTGTTCTCGCCGCGCATCGCGCTGGCCTGGCAGGCCACGCCCAACCTGAAGTGGCGCGCCGGCATTGCCACCGGCTTCCGTGCCCCAGAGATCTTCGTCGAGGACGTACATGTCGATACGCTGGGTGGCGAACAGGTGCGCGTGCGCAACACCGACGGCCTGAAGGAAGAGCGCGCGTTGACCACCCTGTTCGGCTTCGACTGGCGATCGGACCCGGCCAATCCGGTGTGGAGCTGGGATGCCACTGCGTCCTATGCGCGCATCCGCGACACCTTCGCGCTGGGCGAGATCCAGCGCGGCGATGATGGCCAGCTCAGCCAGCTGCGCTACAACGCGTCCGGCTCCAATGTGCTGGGCGCAGAAACCAACCTCGGCTGGCAGCCGTCGCCGCAGTGGCGCCTGACCGCGGGTGCATCGTGGTACCGCTCGCGTTTCCGCGAACCGCAGCGCATCTTCGACGACACCGGCGACGGCGGCGACACCGTGATCGAAAGCCGGGACTACCTGAAGACCCCACGCTGGACCGGCCTGGCCCAGCTCAGCTGGATGCCGGCCGAGCCGTGGGAGACCTTCGTCGCGCTGCGCCACACCGGGCCGATGTCGGTGCTGAACAACCGGCTGGGCGAACTGCACCGCACGCGTTCATTCCTGGTGACCGATCTGGGTGCGCGCTGGCACCGTCACCTGGGCGCGCAGGCGCAGCAGGAAGTGTCGGTGGCCGCAGGCGTCAAGAACGTGTTCGACCAGCGCCAGAAGGATCTGGAAGTGGGCGCGCTGCGGGACAGCGACTATGTCTATGGGCCGCGCTTCGCGCGCTCGTGGTACGTCAACCTGCGCTATGCGTTCTAA
- a CDS encoding thioredoxin-like domain-containing protein has product MRSKSLRALLLACAVLLAAPAMAADLHAQVSASLMRPEQRSLRPMQWSSPPKLVALYFGADWCAPCHAFVPTLRSVRDALREAGADTEVVYVSLDESEAALRRYMHAQDMPWPVLDPRRAARMPALQALAGLAPPNLVLIDADGKVLANGWQGRRYEGLQPVLKEWTKRACAQQQAHCPPDL; this is encoded by the coding sequence ATGCGTTCTAAGTCACTACGAGCGTTGTTGCTGGCCTGTGCCGTCCTGCTGGCCGCACCGGCGATGGCTGCGGACCTGCACGCGCAGGTCTCGGCCTCGCTGATGCGGCCGGAACAGCGCTCGCTGCGGCCGATGCAATGGTCATCGCCACCGAAGCTGGTGGCGTTGTACTTCGGCGCCGACTGGTGCGCGCCCTGCCATGCCTTCGTACCCACACTGCGCAGCGTGCGTGACGCATTGCGCGAGGCCGGCGCCGATACCGAAGTGGTGTACGTCAGCCTGGATGAGAGCGAGGCCGCGCTGCGCCGCTACATGCACGCGCAGGACATGCCGTGGCCGGTGCTGGACCCGCGCCGTGCCGCGCGCATGCCGGCACTGCAGGCATTGGCCGGGCTGGCACCGCCGAATCTGGTGCTGATCGATGCCGACGGCAAGGTGCTGGCCAATGGTTGGCAAGGCCGGCGTTACGAAGGCCTGCAGCCCGTGTTGAAGGAATGGACGAAACGGGCGTGCGCGCAGCAGCAGGCCCATTGTCCGCCCGATCTGTAG
- the mntR gene encoding manganese-binding transcriptional regulator MntR: MGKTDDSTSLKSTPLIEAERQVESFRQVREAHRMELVEDYVELISDLLADGGEARQVDIATRLGVAQPTVAKMLRRLARDGWVVQRPYRGVFLTSEGEALAHASRQRHQTVERFLLALGVDPDTARRDAEGIEHHVSEQTLALFEAFVRKAEGGAP, encoded by the coding sequence GTGGGCAAGACCGACGATTCGACATCGCTGAAAAGCACCCCCTTGATCGAGGCCGAGCGCCAGGTCGAGAGCTTCCGGCAAGTGCGCGAGGCGCACCGGATGGAGCTGGTGGAGGACTATGTCGAACTGATCTCGGATCTGCTGGCCGACGGCGGCGAGGCCCGCCAGGTCGACATCGCCACCCGCCTGGGCGTAGCCCAGCCCACCGTGGCGAAGATGCTGCGGCGGCTGGCCCGCGACGGTTGGGTGGTGCAGCGGCCGTACCGCGGCGTGTTCCTGACCTCGGAAGGCGAGGCGCTGGCGCATGCCAGCCGCCAGCGCCATCAGACCGTGGAGCGTTTCCTGCTGGCGCTGGGCGTGGACCCGGATACCGCGCGGCGCGATGCCGAGGGTATCGAGCACCATGTAAGCGAGCAGACGCTGGCGCTGTTCGAAGCGTTCGTGCGCAAGGCGGAGGGCGGGGCGCCGTAA
- a CDS encoding Nramp family divalent metal transporter, with product MNTLAPRDPSASTPASLGALNASVAVPDKGHWWFRLLAFLGPGYMISVGYMDPGNWATDLAGGSRFGYLLLSVILISNLMAVILQALSARLGIATGMDLAQACRARYPKPVNLALWALCEAAIIACDLAEVIGTAIALKLLFDLPLLWGAVITALDTLLVLLLMNRGFRALEAFVIALLMVIFGCFVVQIALAAPPVMAVLGGFIPRAQVVTDPHALYIAIGIIGATVMPHNLYLHSSIVQTRAYPRTDDGRRSALRWAVTDSTIALTLALFINASILILAAAVFHANGRFDVEDIEQAHQLLAPMLGVGAAATLFAIALLASGLNSTVTATLAGQIVMEGFLHLRLPPWLRRLITRALAIIPLVVVIMLFGDQGAVKLLVLSQVVLSMQLPFAIIPLVRIVTDKVTMGALVAPRWLGAIAWVIALVIVALNVKLLVDTFSGG from the coding sequence ATGAACACGCTGGCGCCCCGCGACCCTTCGGCCTCCACTCCGGCCAGCCTGGGTGCGCTCAACGCCTCGGTGGCGGTGCCCGACAAGGGCCACTGGTGGTTCCGCCTGCTGGCCTTCCTCGGCCCCGGCTACATGATCTCGGTCGGCTACATGGACCCCGGCAACTGGGCCACCGACCTCGCCGGCGGTTCGCGCTTCGGCTACCTGCTGCTGTCGGTCATCCTCATTTCCAACCTGATGGCGGTGATCCTGCAGGCGCTGTCGGCGCGGCTCGGCATCGCTACCGGCATGGACCTGGCGCAGGCCTGCCGTGCCCGCTACCCGAAGCCGGTGAACCTGGCGTTATGGGCGCTGTGCGAGGCGGCGATCATCGCCTGCGACCTGGCCGAGGTGATCGGCACCGCGATCGCGCTGAAGCTGCTGTTCGACCTGCCGTTGCTGTGGGGCGCGGTGATCACCGCGCTGGACACGCTGCTGGTGCTGCTGCTGATGAACCGCGGTTTCCGTGCGCTGGAAGCCTTCGTGATCGCATTGCTGATGGTGATCTTCGGCTGCTTCGTGGTGCAGATCGCGCTGGCCGCACCGCCGGTGATGGCGGTGCTGGGCGGCTTCATTCCGCGTGCGCAGGTGGTGACCGATCCGCACGCGCTGTACATCGCGATCGGCATCATCGGTGCCACGGTGATGCCGCACAATCTCTACCTGCATTCGTCCATCGTGCAGACCCGCGCTTACCCGCGTACCGATGACGGTCGCCGCAGCGCGCTGCGCTGGGCGGTCACCGACAGCACCATTGCGCTGACCCTCGCATTGTTCATCAACGCCAGCATCCTGATCCTGGCGGCGGCGGTGTTCCATGCCAATGGCCGATTCGACGTGGAGGACATCGAGCAGGCACACCAGCTGCTGGCGCCGATGCTGGGCGTGGGCGCGGCGGCGACGTTGTTTGCGATCGCGCTGCTGGCCTCCGGCCTGAACTCGACGGTGACGGCGACGCTGGCCGGCCAGATCGTGATGGAAGGCTTCCTGCACCTGCGCCTGCCACCGTGGCTGCGGCGGCTGATCACGCGTGCACTGGCGATCATTCCGTTGGTGGTGGTGATCATGCTGTTCGGCGACCAGGGCGCGGTGAAGCTGCTGGTGCTGAGCCAGGTGGTGCTGTCGATGCAGCTGCCGTTCGCGATCATCCCGCTGGTGCGGATCGTGACCGACAAGGTGACGATGGGCGCCTTGGTAGCCCCGCGCTGGCTGGGCGCGATCGCCTGGGTGATCGCGCTGGTGATCGTGGCGCTGAACGTGAAGCTGCTGGTGGATACCTTCAGCGGCGGGTGA
- a CDS encoding thioredoxin family protein, whose protein sequence is MQIIHATTPEQFRQLLAEHPRVLVDFHKDQCPGCRMLEMSLHRVANSMAGQGTTLLRVQLEVLGEAFFRELGLRQTPTLSLFRDGDERTRLAGFQSPQQIEAAIALHL, encoded by the coding sequence ATGCAGATCATCCACGCCACCACGCCTGAGCAGTTCCGGCAGCTGCTGGCCGAACATCCTAGGGTGCTGGTGGATTTCCACAAGGACCAGTGCCCGGGGTGCCGGATGCTGGAGATGTCGCTGCACCGGGTGGCCAACAGCATGGCGGGGCAGGGCACGACCCTGCTGCGCGTGCAGCTGGAAGTGCTGGGTGAGGCGTTCTTCAGGGAGCTGGGGCTGCGGCAGACGCCGACGCTGTCGCTGTTCCGTGACGGTGACGAACGTACGCGCCTGGCGGGGTTCCAGTCGCCTCAGCAGATCGAGGCCGCGATCGCGTTGCATCTGTAG
- a CDS encoding flavodoxin: MVVASLSGNTRELGRQIAERCRAAGHSVHWQEADDLRQAPPLAADEADLVLLGCWTDNAGRTPSEMKAWVAGIAERGERPRQLAVFGTGETQWGQEYYCGAVHRLIRYFRSDYPPLEIEQMPHGQRHAGAIEAWTDAVLAHYWSNTDADHPRHHA, encoded by the coding sequence GTGGTGGTCGCCTCGTTGAGCGGCAACACCCGCGAGCTCGGCCGGCAGATCGCCGAGCGTTGCCGCGCCGCAGGTCATTCGGTTCACTGGCAGGAGGCTGACGACCTGCGCCAGGCGCCGCCGCTGGCGGCCGATGAGGCCGACCTGGTGCTGCTGGGCTGCTGGACCGACAACGCCGGCCGAACGCCGTCGGAGATGAAGGCATGGGTGGCCGGTATTGCCGAACGCGGTGAGCGGCCGCGGCAGCTGGCGGTGTTCGGCACCGGCGAAACGCAGTGGGGGCAGGAGTACTACTGCGGCGCCGTGCACCGCCTGATCCGCTACTTCCGCAGCGACTATCCGCCGCTGGAAATCGAACAGATGCCGCATGGCCAACGCCATGCGGGGGCCATCGAGGCTTGGACCGACGCGGTCCTGGCCCACTATTGGAGCAACACCGATGCAGATCATCCACGCCACCACGCCTGA
- a CDS encoding ribonucleotide-diphosphate reductase subunit beta, protein MATPLDRIKILEPRHPNRSTGIINGRTSGILNWNDIPYPSFYRAYKELSTNFWIPDEVDMKLDARQYGELNAREKNAYDSIIGLLATLDSPQTRFIYNVAEYITDPAAHANAAIIGQQEVIHNESYSYVLASITDLPNQNRIFEIARTHPTIIKRNAPIMGAYDDFMREKTAETLLKSLIQSSILEGINFYSGFAYFYNMVRQNRMNGTGKIISFINRDELAHTKFISELIRAIIGENPELQTNELTAYVHQSFEHAIELETQWSSEVLDGIDGIDVDEMVRYVKYRANKMAGMLGIERLYSDTTDNVMPWIKAYADNFTETKTDFFEMRNASYKKTNVDNGFDDL, encoded by the coding sequence ATGGCAACCCCCCTCGACCGCATCAAGATCCTCGAACCGCGCCATCCCAACCGCAGCACCGGCATCATCAACGGCCGCACCAGCGGCATCCTCAACTGGAACGACATTCCGTACCCGTCGTTCTATCGGGCCTACAAGGAGCTGTCGACCAATTTCTGGATTCCCGACGAGGTCGACATGAAGCTCGATGCCCGCCAGTACGGCGAGCTCAACGCACGCGAAAAGAACGCCTACGACTCGATCATCGGCCTGCTCGCCACGCTCGACTCACCGCAGACCCGCTTCATCTACAACGTGGCCGAGTACATCACCGATCCCGCCGCGCATGCCAATGCAGCGATCATCGGCCAGCAGGAAGTGATCCATAACGAGAGCTACAGCTACGTGCTGGCCTCTATCACCGACCTGCCGAACCAGAACCGCATCTTCGAGATCGCCCGCACCCACCCGACCATCATCAAGCGCAACGCACCGATCATGGGCGCGTATGACGACTTCATGCGCGAGAAGACCGCCGAGACCCTGCTGAAGTCGCTGATCCAGTCCTCGATCCTGGAAGGCATCAACTTCTATTCCGGTTTCGCCTACTTCTACAACATGGTGCGGCAGAACCGCATGAACGGTACGGGCAAGATCATCAGCTTCATCAACCGTGACGAGCTGGCGCATACCAAGTTCATCAGCGAGCTGATCCGCGCCATCATCGGCGAGAACCCGGAGCTGCAGACCAACGAGCTGACCGCCTACGTGCACCAATCATTCGAACACGCGATCGAGCTGGAGACGCAGTGGTCGTCGGAGGTGCTGGACGGTATCGACGGCATCGACGTGGACGAGATGGTGCGCTACGTGAAGTACCGCGCCAACAAGATGGCCGGCATGCTCGGCATCGAGCGCCTGTACAGCGACACCACCGACAACGTGATGCCGTGGATCAAGGCCTACGCCGACAACTTCACCGAAACCAAGACCGACTTCTTCGAGATGCGCAATGCAAGTTACAAGAAGACCAACGTCGACAACGGCTTCGACGACCTGTGA